Proteins from one Oscillatoria nigro-viridis PCC 7112 genomic window:
- a CDS encoding pentapeptide repeat-containing protein — translation MVDEKESTRIYDLRELRRRYIAGERNFSGFDLKKFHFSEFFLVDINLSGANLEDASLGGANLINSNLSHANLERVWLDQSLLIKAKLSNANLRNAKLVNVDLTGADLTGADLTGADLTGAVLIDTNLTDANLTDIKTTEQTIFHQVTMPDGRIQNDLNRTLSAEELLRRYGEGERNFQDKILHRVDLSGADLRDIDLSRSRLSYVNFSCACLENVGLGMAIFSDFRNARFSRDEDWLGVYFFYCDLREANLSGVDMSYSQFIGSNFSGAKNCLSGGLQGDVFFYQTTWTDGEFIPGPTSATYHWRGEIREGEF, via the coding sequence GTGGTGGACGAAAAAGAGTCAACGAGAATCTACGACCTGCGAGAATTACGGAGACGGTATATAGCTGGAGAAAGAAATTTTTCGGGTTTCGATCTGAAAAAATTTCATTTTTCCGAGTTTTTCCTGGTTGATATCAACTTGAGCGGTGCTAATCTGGAAGACGCTAGTTTGGGGGGGGCTAATTTAATTAATTCTAACTTGAGCCATGCTAACTTAGAAAGAGTATGGCTGGATCAATCCTTACTGATTAAGGCAAAATTGAGTAATGCCAATCTCAGGAATGCTAAATTGGTTAATGTTGACTTGACGGGTGCCGACTTAACAGGTGCCGACTTGACGGGTGCCGACTTGACGGGTGCTGTGCTGATTGACACTAATTTGACTGATGCCAATTTGACCGATATTAAAACAACAGAGCAGACTATTTTTCATCAAGTGACTATGCCTGACGGCAGGATTCAAAATGATTTAAACAGAACGTTGTCTGCTGAAGAATTGCTCCGGCGCTATGGCGAGGGCGAGCGAAATTTTCAGGATAAAATATTGCATCGTGTAGATTTGAGCGGTGCTGACTTGCGTGATATTGACCTGAGTCGTTCTCGCTTAAGCTATGTCAACTTTAGTTGTGCTTGTTTGGAAAATGTTGGCTTGGGAATGGCTATATTTTCCGATTTCAGAAATGCTCGATTTAGTCGGGATGAAGATTGGTTGGGTGTCTATTTTTTTTATTGCGATTTGAGAGAGGCTAATTTATCAGGAGTTGACATGAGTTATTCTCAATTCATAGGAAGCAACTTTTCGGGAGCTAAAAATTGTCTTTCTGGTGGTCTCCAAGGAGATGTATTCTTTTACCAGACTACTTGGACAGATGGAGAATTTATCCCTGGTCCAACGAGTGCTACTTACCACTGGCGTGGTGAGATTAGGGAGGGTGAATTTTAA
- a CDS encoding pentapeptide repeat-containing protein, with translation MKGSLFTEMSASELLERYAAGERNFAGIRVSAFIYLEGAILSDADFSGAVLQGSMIGTDFSRSYLIGAELAEVSLENAILQHTRLDGATLAQSILDRADLTHACLVRAELDETLVEKTNFYRSNLFGASGVDIEYWLEQECIFCHTIMPDGSERNDGCQRLGICVY, from the coding sequence ATGAAAGGATCGCTATTTACTGAAATGAGTGCCTCTGAATTGCTCGAACGTTATGCTGCTGGCGAGCGAAACTTTGCTGGGATTCGTGTTAGTGCGTTCATATATCTCGAAGGAGCAATCTTGAGCGATGCCGATTTTTCCGGGGCTGTTCTGCAGGGTTCGATGATTGGAACTGACTTCTCTCGAAGTTACCTGATTGGAGCCGAATTGGCTGAAGTGTCTCTGGAGAACGCCATCCTGCAACATACCCGCTTGGATGGAGCTACCCTCGCTCAATCGATCCTCGATCGAGCTGACTTGACTCATGCTTGTTTGGTACGTGCCGAGTTGGATGAAACCCTGGTGGAGAAGACCAACTTCTATCGCTCTAATTTGTTCGGTGCTTCCGGTGTAGACATCGAATACTGGCTGGAACAAGAATGTATTTTCTGCCACACTATTATGCCCGATGGCAGTGAGAGGAATGATGGGTGCCAACGTCTAGGTATTTGTGTCTATTAA
- the mrdA gene encoding penicillin-binding protein 2 codes for MAGDFSFNSQVRFDKNALDNASRQRSRSLQVMIFMLLVTTLVTLPIFRLAELQLVQGAYNRQRAENNRIRPVSVAANRGQILDRNGKIFAANRVSRSVYVWPKERSAKEWQEIAATLGPIVKLPAAEIIKKIDAAGYRSALPVRISKDIDVGTFVALGEQSNALRGVEIRVESSRDNPNQQLAAHLLGYVGEATLEELKANPGYPMGMIVGQMGVEKLANSTLEGVWGNRLIEVNAKGEEIQDLGVKDPIPGKPVQLTLDLDMQKTAEKALGNRLGAVVAIDVKTGALLTMASWPTFDPNIFTRKVTQQEWDRLQGPDKPFLNRAVQGYPVGSTFKIVTSVAGMESGKFSPDSTLVSSASINIGGISFNEHGAGYGLIGFRDALAYSSNTFFYQVGMAAGPEQMAKWAKKMGIGGTINLDLLGIDGANHGQVPIPAEKQKMYGEDWYVGDTVTMAIGQGLVLCTPLELAVMVSTIANGGWRVQPHLLASQTNTPVTKKISTGIKPATLNVVKQGLIDVVKKGTGRAMNDGTIPLSAGKTGTVEMPGHPDNSMYVGFAPADKPEVAIAVIVEGGGYGAVSAAPIAQEVFRTYFQKQGFKPTNKPL; via the coding sequence ATGGCTGGCGATTTTTCTTTTAACTCTCAAGTCCGATTCGACAAAAATGCCTTGGACAATGCTTCACGGCAACGCAGCCGATCGCTCCAAGTTATGATTTTTATGCTGCTAGTCACTACCTTGGTGACGCTGCCGATATTTCGTCTAGCCGAACTGCAACTGGTACAGGGAGCCTACAACCGACAGCGGGCGGAAAATAACCGCATTCGCCCTGTTTCAGTCGCAGCGAATCGCGGTCAAATTTTAGACCGCAACGGCAAAATTTTTGCGGCCAACCGCGTATCTCGATCGGTCTATGTGTGGCCAAAAGAGCGATCGGCCAAGGAGTGGCAAGAGATCGCCGCTACACTGGGCCCGATCGTCAAACTTCCCGCCGCCGAAATTATCAAAAAAATCGATGCAGCAGGCTACAGATCGGCCCTACCAGTGCGAATTAGTAAGGATATCGATGTCGGTACTTTCGTCGCTTTGGGAGAACAAAGTAATGCTTTGCGGGGAGTTGAAATTCGCGTAGAATCGAGCCGAGACAATCCCAACCAGCAATTAGCAGCTCACCTTTTGGGATACGTCGGCGAAGCTACTTTAGAGGAATTAAAAGCTAATCCTGGATATCCGATGGGGATGATCGTCGGTCAAATGGGAGTGGAAAAATTAGCCAATTCAACTTTAGAGGGCGTTTGGGGAAACCGTTTAATCGAGGTAAATGCTAAGGGCGAAGAAATCCAAGATTTAGGTGTAAAAGACCCTATTCCCGGCAAACCGGTGCAGCTAACTTTAGATTTAGATATGCAGAAAACTGCGGAAAAAGCTTTGGGCAATCGCCTGGGTGCAGTTGTGGCGATCGACGTGAAAACCGGAGCTCTTTTAACAATGGCTAGTTGGCCGACATTCGATCCCAATATTTTCACCCGCAAGGTGACTCAACAAGAATGGGATCGACTGCAAGGGCCAGACAAACCATTTTTAAATCGGGCAGTTCAAGGTTATCCAGTCGGCAGCACTTTTAAAATTGTCACTTCTGTAGCGGGGATGGAGTCGGGCAAGTTTTCTCCTGACTCGACTTTGGTAAGTTCTGCTTCAATTAATATCGGCGGAATTTCCTTTAACGAACACGGCGCCGGTTACGGCCTTATCGGTTTCCGGGATGCTTTAGCCTACAGCAGCAATACGTTTTTCTATCAAGTAGGGATGGCTGCTGGCCCCGAACAAATGGCGAAATGGGCTAAAAAAATGGGCATTGGCGGTACTATTAATTTAGACCTTTTGGGGATAGACGGCGCCAATCACGGTCAAGTTCCGATCCCAGCAGAGAAACAGAAAATGTATGGGGAAGATTGGTACGTTGGGGATACGGTAACAATGGCGATCGGTCAGGGTTTGGTACTTTGTACTCCCTTAGAATTGGCCGTGATGGTGTCAACTATTGCCAATGGCGGTTGGCGAGTGCAGCCGCATTTATTGGCTTCTCAAACCAATACGCCTGTTACTAAAAAAATTTCAACAGGTATTAAGCCTGCAACTTTAAATGTCGTTAAACAAGGATTGATTGACGTGGTGAAAAAAGGTACAGGCCGCGCCATGAATGACGGTACTATTCCTTTAAGTGCTGGCAAAACTGGGACGGTGGAAATGCCCGGTCATCCTGACAATTCTATGTATGTGGGTTTTGCTCCCGCTGACAAACCCGAAGTTGCGATCGCAGTTATCGTTGAAGGCGGAGGATATGGTGCTGTATCGGCGGCACCAATTGCTCAAGAGGTATTTAGAACCTATTTTCAAAAGCAGGGTTTTAAACCTACTAATAAGCCTCTCTAG
- a CDS encoding phage holin family protein, producing the protein MEPIDFLIAWLVTGSSLLLISQLPIGVEIDSTPKAVISAAVLGMLNVLILPILKAVFFVPNLLTLGLLSGVFAFVMNVIVFASAAKLVEGFSLRMGIWSAVLGAIALAVVSSLIDGVLI; encoded by the coding sequence GTGGAACCGATCGATTTTTTGATTGCTTGGCTGGTGACGGGTAGCAGCTTGCTACTGATTTCTCAACTGCCGATCGGCGTAGAAATTGACAGCACACCGAAAGCAGTAATTTCCGCTGCGGTTTTGGGAATGTTGAATGTTTTAATTTTGCCAATTCTGAAAGCAGTTTTTTTCGTGCCGAACTTGCTGACGCTGGGGTTGCTTTCCGGCGTGTTTGCTTTTGTAATGAACGTGATTGTTTTTGCCTCGGCTGCGAAGCTAGTTGAAGGATTTAGTTTGCGGATGGGCATTTGGAGCGCGGTATTGGGGGCGATCGCCTTGGCTGTAGTTAGCAGCTTGATCGACGGCGTACTGATTTAG
- a CDS encoding N-acetylmannosamine-6-phosphate 2-epimerase: MINCQIPTGLIVSCQAPADSPLHDPIVIAAMARTAINRGASGVRIDTPAHIGAVRKQISAPIIGIWKQQLPGCEIYITPRFEDARAIAASGADIIAVDATERNRPAGEELKTLIGRIHSELGKLVMADVDTIEAAIAATEAGADTVATTLFGYTAQTENLSPPGFDLLAEMVEKLKVPVICEGGISGPEMAKKALDLGAAAVVVGADITGIDLKVTAYKSVMGK; this comes from the coding sequence ATGATTAATTGTCAAATTCCTACAGGATTAATTGTTTCTTGTCAAGCACCTGCTGATTCGCCGCTGCACGATCCGATCGTAATTGCGGCAATGGCTCGAACCGCCATCAATCGAGGTGCATCGGGCGTGCGGATTGACACTCCGGCTCACATTGGGGCGGTGCGAAAACAGATATCCGCTCCCATAATTGGGATTTGGAAGCAGCAATTGCCGGGATGCGAGATTTACATTACTCCTCGGTTTGAAGACGCGCGGGCGATCGCCGCTTCTGGAGCCGATATTATCGCCGTTGATGCTACTGAGAGAAACCGTCCTGCTGGCGAAGAGTTAAAGACATTAATCGGGCGAATTCACAGTGAATTGGGCAAATTAGTGATGGCGGATGTAGATACAATAGAAGCTGCGATCGCGGCAACGGAAGCTGGTGCAGATACTGTAGCAACTACTCTTTTTGGCTACACTGCTCAGACGGAAAATTTATCGCCGCCGGGATTTGATTTGCTTGCGGAAATGGTAGAAAAGCTTAAGGTTCCGGTTATCTGCGAAGGCGGGATATCGGGGCCGGAAATGGCTAAAAAAGCATTAGATTTAGGAGCTGCGGCTGTGGTTGTCGGCGCAGATATTACTGGGATCGATCTTAAGGTGACAGCCTATAAATCGGTGATGGGAAAGTAA
- a CDS encoding hybrid sensor histidine kinase/response regulator — translation MCAGFRPHNRGIHILFFKTTGKISRLKPKTLNRTLPLATFEAAYQLLQQMAEIPGAIWLTEDAIADCQNLENSSDRFAAVVSEHFSALLRGNLLDEFATNGHKHSEKNLHSQLNVQLTFDPGAIANFLSPLADKLAEIKPAPSWQIDIRALKQAIKNIQPNSAVLQSEFTLNLLDILAANPSPNNRLPLHSQTEIEGTSAPKVIDPEMLQSQIAEAVNQLQIASPCISFCQPVEDALQQQLEQERLLNQVTTQIRQSLELPVILSKAVERVREFLEVDRLLIYQFEKVPAPHKGELAKEIPAAVSGSGEIQEKSGSYLYLGRVTYEALANDAISSVLNFSDGAQCFTYGVIDREKYRKGFALCVADVETTYSSHPCFLELMRRAKVRAKLLVPIVVQDDLWGLLIAHQCTFREWEESKKTFLRQIAEHLAIAIYQAELYAQVQQQKRTSEQRVIERTQELRDALVAAQSASLAKSEFLAAMSHELRTPLTCVIGISDTLLRWSYGKVGSKEVPVQKQRQYLQTIRDSGDHLLELINDILDLSQVEAGKAVLKISEFSLSKLASQSLHALKEKAAAKGVKLLQEQRIKQECDRFIADPRRLRQILFNLLGNAIKFTPKGGRVILRVWVTEDKNRTPALRQPGTAPAGSTAVFQIKDTGIGIPENQRSLLFQKFQQLDSPYCREYGGTGLGLALTKQLVELHGGAIEVNSTVDVGSTFTVFIPIQTLTKDESTKLTYEKSNSSLPLHSSSLRGSLVLVEEDEETAMLICDILTAAGLQVVWMIEGSAAVEQIELLQPNAVVVDMRLPGMNGCEIIHQLRQKPATENIKILALSADKIPADQISFVTAGANDCLAKPIHPEQLLDKIISLMAGMGNG, via the coding sequence ATGTGCGCCGGGTTCCGTCCTCACAACAGGGGCATTCATATTTTGTTCTTTAAAACAACCGGGAAAATATCTAGATTGAAACCAAAAACCTTAAATCGGACTTTGCCGCTAGCAACCTTTGAGGCTGCTTACCAGTTGTTACAGCAAATGGCTGAAATCCCAGGGGCGATTTGGCTGACCGAGGATGCGATCGCTGATTGTCAAAATCTGGAAAATTCGTCGGACAGGTTTGCAGCAGTGGTATCAGAGCATTTTAGCGCGCTGCTGCGGGGCAATCTATTAGATGAGTTCGCAACAAACGGACACAAGCACAGCGAAAAAAATCTCCATTCGCAATTGAATGTGCAGTTGACTTTCGACCCCGGGGCGATCGCCAATTTCCTGTCTCCCCTCGCCGACAAACTCGCAGAAATAAAGCCCGCACCCTCGTGGCAAATTGACATTCGCGCCCTCAAACAAGCAATTAAAAATATACAGCCCAACTCGGCAGTTCTTCAAAGCGAATTCACCCTAAATTTGCTGGATATTCTCGCTGCCAATCCCAGCCCAAATAATCGCCTGCCCCTACACAGCCAAACAGAAATAGAGGGAACATCCGCGCCCAAAGTTATAGATCCAGAAATGCTACAGAGCCAGATTGCCGAAGCCGTCAATCAATTACAAATTGCCAGTCCCTGCATTTCATTTTGTCAGCCAGTAGAAGATGCTTTGCAGCAGCAGCTAGAACAAGAGCGACTTTTGAATCAGGTGACAACTCAAATCCGCCAGAGTTTGGAATTGCCTGTAATTTTGTCAAAAGCAGTCGAGCGAGTGCGAGAGTTTTTGGAGGTCGATCGCCTGTTAATTTATCAATTTGAAAAAGTGCCAGCCCCGCACAAGGGCGAGTTAGCTAAAGAAATACCTGCTGCGGTTTCTGGGTCTGGCGAAATCCAAGAAAAATCCGGGTCTTACTTGTATTTAGGTCGCGTTACCTACGAAGCTTTAGCCAACGATGCTATCTCGTCTGTACTGAATTTTAGTGATGGCGCGCAGTGTTTTACCTATGGAGTCATTGACCGAGAGAAATATCGCAAAGGTTTTGCTTTGTGCGTCGCGGATGTGGAAACAACTTACTCTTCGCACCCTTGTTTTTTAGAGTTGATGCGGCGGGCGAAGGTGCGGGCGAAGTTGCTAGTGCCGATCGTAGTTCAAGACGACTTGTGGGGGCTGCTAATTGCCCACCAGTGTACTTTTCGGGAGTGGGAAGAAAGCAAAAAAACATTTTTGCGACAAATAGCAGAACATTTGGCGATCGCCATTTACCAAGCCGAACTTTATGCACAAGTGCAGCAGCAAAAGCGCACCTCAGAACAGCGCGTAATAGAGCGCACGCAAGAACTGCGCGATGCACTGGTCGCCGCCCAGTCTGCCAGCCTCGCCAAGAGCGAATTTTTGGCAGCTATGAGCCACGAATTGCGGACTCCTCTCACCTGCGTCATCGGCATTTCCGACACGCTGCTGCGGTGGTCTTACGGCAAAGTTGGCAGTAAAGAAGTGCCAGTGCAAAAGCAGCGGCAGTACCTGCAAACTATCCGAGACAGCGGCGACCACTTATTAGAATTAATTAACGATATTCTAGATTTATCGCAAGTAGAAGCTGGAAAAGCAGTATTAAAAATTAGTGAATTTTCACTTTCTAAATTAGCTTCTCAGAGCCTGCACGCCCTCAAAGAAAAAGCTGCGGCTAAAGGCGTGAAACTGCTGCAAGAACAGCGGATAAAACAAGAGTGCGATCGCTTCATCGCTGACCCGCGCCGCTTGAGACAAATTCTCTTCAATCTTTTAGGAAATGCGATTAAGTTTACTCCCAAAGGCGGGCGAGTCATCCTGCGAGTTTGGGTGACAGAAGATAAAAATCGAACGCCGGCATTGCGACAGCCCGGTACTGCACCTGCTGGCAGTACCGCTGTTTTTCAAATCAAAGATACCGGCATTGGAATTCCCGAAAATCAGCGATCGCTTTTGTTTCAAAAATTCCAGCAGTTGGATTCCCCCTACTGCCGCGAATACGGCGGCACCGGTCTGGGATTGGCTTTAACTAAACAGTTAGTAGAGCTTCACGGCGGCGCGATCGAAGTTAACTCTACAGTTGATGTCGGCTCTACTTTTACCGTTTTTATACCCATCCAAACTCTAACCAAAGATGAATCCACAAAATTGACCTATGAAAAATCCAATTCATCTTTACCGCTGCATTCTTCCTCCTTGCGGGGCAGTCTCGTACTCGTCGAAGAAGATGAAGAAACTGCCATGCTGATTTGCGATATCCTGACAGCCGCAGGACTGCAAGTGGTGTGGATGATTGAAGGTTCGGCGGCGGTGGAACAAATTGAACTTTTGCAGCCGAATGCTGTGGTTGTCGATATGCGTTTGCCCGGTATGAATGGCTGCGAAATAATTCACCAACTGCGCCAAAAACCAGCTACTGAAAATATCAAGATTCTAGCTTTAAGCGCTGATAAAATTCCGGCAGATCAGATATCTTTTGTGACGGCGGGAGCTAACGATTGTTTGGCTAAACCGATTCATCCCGAGCAATTGCTGGACAAAATTATTTCTTTAATGGCTGGGATGGGTAATGGGTAA
- a CDS encoding methyl-accepting chemotaxis sensory transducer yields MSNPTQLTPDFTIGHLPCHDFQVSAATLGQVVAERFEQEPALPGVIITHESQVLGMISRVKFREQMSFPDRVELYGSRPIRALLDFIRIPPLLLSENWKVDDAVQASFNRHKDLIYEPIIVVREDQRHHLLDVHTLVIAQSKILAQANKVIQKYRVERHKYLALLQQEKAKVHECNELLKIQQRQTEKLHTNPSSQQVALVKQAEEIAQMNQRFVRIAKLISSEGRQAFQATFQGANSICNNTEKILGVGKAIANDLETVNRTSRTIREAIEQVRHLAVQVAVVTNQMGSQPSGLSKVSLEIGRLASKTFELGTQMEQIASRFKLRVHELTEAARAGANVAKSVTIKIDRAEMALLELEELIAEKNFNSLTAIQEPLGVIKSVTADSLVREIEHAEVAVSELEDLVKNQDSSQYLIQKIQQALKSKKP; encoded by the coding sequence ATGAGCAATCCAACTCAACTCACCCCCGATTTCACGATCGGACATCTGCCGTGTCACGACTTCCAAGTGAGCGCTGCAACTCTAGGACAGGTAGTGGCTGAAAGATTTGAGCAAGAACCAGCCCTGCCGGGAGTCATTATTACTCATGAATCACAGGTATTGGGCATGATATCTCGCGTCAAATTTCGAGAGCAAATGAGTTTTCCCGATCGCGTAGAACTTTACGGCTCGCGCCCGATTCGAGCCTTGTTAGATTTTATTAGAATTCCGCCTTTGCTGCTTTCGGAAAACTGGAAAGTTGACGATGCCGTCCAAGCGTCTTTCAACAGGCACAAAGACTTGATTTATGAACCGATTATTGTGGTAAGGGAAGACCAGAGACACCACCTTTTGGACGTTCATACTCTGGTGATCGCCCAGTCAAAAATTTTAGCGCAAGCTAATAAAGTAATTCAAAAATACCGAGTAGAAAGACACAAGTATTTGGCGCTACTTCAACAAGAAAAGGCTAAGGTTCACGAATGTAATGAGCTTTTAAAAATCCAACAACGTCAAACTGAAAAGTTGCATACCAATCCCAGTTCCCAGCAAGTAGCACTGGTGAAACAAGCTGAAGAAATTGCTCAAATGAATCAGCGATTTGTGAGGATTGCGAAACTAATTTCTTCCGAAGGTCGCCAAGCATTTCAAGCTACTTTTCAAGGTGCTAATTCTATTTGCAACAATACAGAGAAAATTTTGGGCGTGGGCAAAGCAATAGCTAATGATTTAGAAACGGTTAACCGCACTTCCCGAACCATCCGGGAGGCGATCGAACAAGTCAGGCATTTAGCAGTACAGGTGGCTGTAGTTACCAATCAAATGGGAAGTCAGCCCAGCGGTCTGAGCAAAGTGAGTCTAGAAATTGGCAGACTGGCAAGTAAAACGTTTGAATTGGGGACTCAAATGGAGCAAATTGCCAGCAGGTTTAAACTGCGAGTTCACGAACTCACGGAGGCAGCAAGAGCGGGTGCTAATGTGGCTAAATCCGTGACGATCAAGATCGATCGCGCAGAAATGGCCCTGTTAGAGTTGGAAGAATTAATAGCGGAAAAAAATTTCAATTCATTGACCGCTATCCAAGAACCTTTGGGAGTCATAAAAAGTGTTACCGCTGATTCTTTAGTTCGAGAGATAGAACACGCAGAAGTAGCGGTTTCCGAGTTGGAAGACTTAGTTAAAAATCAAGATTCCTCGCAATATCTGATTCAAAAGATTCAGCAGGCGCTGAAGTCCAAAAAGCCATAA
- a CDS encoding response regulator, with the protein MFMKILLVEDDTVTVSLLTQALHSHNYNVNAAADGETALHLVQAYDYDLIVLDVLIPKLDGISLCRKLRSSGCQMPILLLTALDSSNDRVQGLEAGADDYVAKPFNLEELIARIRALLRRGKATLSSTNLTWEKLQVNPDTTEVTYADKVLHLTPKEYNLLELFLRNPRRIFSRSAILDRIWSAGEFPQEEAVTAHIKGLRQKLKAAGMAVDLVETVYGLGYRLKSLPEEIESQQVGQETAETAKTQETLSTESSGSSQELNKDERRLKVLNAIAQMRANLKANFIEKVAIFDRAIAQLKNGSLEGELREEAQTQAHKLVGSLGTLGLPKGSEVARQIEHLFKAENIWKPETAQQIEGFLHQIKQIFDRPSPEPEGDLVPAVSQKRRMLIVDDDSFGSDRLKTLASGSGFQIEVANSPQAARNAISQQPPDAILLDLTFSRSEENGLSLLAELRSEKPEIPVMVFSEHNQLSDRIEVARLGASGFLHKSLPPADILKAVAQLIDQTGSAEAKVMVVDDDVHLLAALQVILKPWGFHVTTLDDPEKFWEVLETTCPDLLILDVEMPGYSGIELCLAVRNDLRWSKLPVLFLTAHSESETVRQMFVAGADDYVNKPIVKPELIARLLNRLERTQLRNRLAQAQH; encoded by the coding sequence ATGTTTATGAAAATCCTGCTGGTAGAAGATGACACAGTTACAGTCAGTTTGCTGACTCAAGCGCTGCACTCTCACAATTACAATGTGAATGCGGCAGCAGACGGTGAAACAGCGTTGCATTTGGTGCAGGCATACGATTACGACCTGATTGTTTTGGATGTGCTGATTCCTAAACTCGACGGCATTAGTTTGTGTCGAAAATTGCGATCGTCCGGCTGCCAAATGCCGATTTTACTGCTGACAGCGCTAGATAGCAGCAACGATCGAGTCCAAGGTTTAGAGGCGGGTGCAGACGATTACGTGGCTAAACCCTTTAATCTCGAAGAATTAATCGCTCGAATTCGGGCTTTGCTGCGCCGGGGTAAGGCAACTTTGTCGAGTACAAATTTAACATGGGAAAAACTGCAAGTCAACCCGGACACTACGGAAGTAACTTATGCCGACAAAGTGCTGCACTTGACTCCCAAAGAGTACAATTTGCTAGAACTTTTCCTGAGAAATCCTCGGCGCATTTTCAGTCGCAGCGCCATCCTCGATCGCATTTGGTCGGCCGGCGAATTTCCTCAAGAAGAAGCCGTTACCGCTCACATCAAGGGGCTGCGCCAGAAGCTGAAAGCAGCCGGGATGGCTGTAGATTTAGTGGAAACAGTGTACGGATTGGGCTATCGGCTCAAAAGTCTGCCGGAGGAGATTGAGAGCCAACAAGTTGGGCAGGAAACGGCAGAAACTGCTAAAACTCAAGAGACTTTATCTACTGAATCCAGCGGGTCGAGCCAGGAATTAAACAAAGACGAGCGCCGTCTCAAAGTCTTGAATGCGATTGCCCAAATGCGGGCAAATTTAAAAGCTAATTTTATAGAAAAGGTGGCGATATTCGATCGCGCGATCGCTCAACTGAAAAACGGAAGCTTGGAGGGCGAACTGCGCGAGGAAGCCCAGACTCAAGCTCACAAATTAGTCGGTTCTTTGGGAACGTTAGGGCTGCCGAAAGGTTCGGAAGTGGCGCGCCAGATCGAACATTTGTTCAAGGCTGAAAACATCTGGAAACCGGAGACGGCTCAGCAGATTGAGGGATTTCTGCATCAGATCAAACAGATATTCGATCGCCCGTCGCCCGAACCAGAAGGCGATTTGGTTCCTGCTGTTTCCCAAAAGCGCCGAATGCTGATTGTTGATGATGATTCTTTTGGGAGCGATCGACTGAAAACATTAGCATCCGGTTCCGGCTTCCAGATAGAAGTCGCCAACTCTCCGCAAGCGGCAAGAAATGCGATTTCTCAACAGCCTCCAGACGCGATTTTGCTGGATTTGACATTTTCCAGATCAGAGGAAAACGGACTTTCTCTCCTAGCCGAACTCCGCAGTGAAAAACCCGAAATTCCGGTGATGGTTTTTAGCGAGCACAATCAATTGAGCGATCGAATAGAAGTTGCTCGTTTGGGAGCTTCGGGCTTTTTACACAAATCTCTGCCCCCAGCAGATATACTCAAAGCAGTCGCCCAACTAATCGACCAGACTGGTTCGGCAGAAGCTAAAGTTATGGTGGTAGACGATGACGTGCATCTATTGGCTGCACTGCAAGTGATTCTAAAACCTTGGGGATTTCACGTAACAACATTGGACGATCCCGAAAAGTTCTGGGAGGTACTCGAAACGACTTGTCCGGATTTGCTAATTTTAGATGTGGAGATGCCCGGTTACAGCGGTATCGAGCTGTGTTTGGCAGTTCGCAACGATTTGCGCTGGAGCAAGCTCCCCGTGCTATTTTTGACAGCTCATTCCGAATCGGAAACAGTGCGCCAAATGTTTGTCGCAGGTGCTGACGACTACGTGAACAAGCCAATCGTGAAACCGGAATTGATTGCTCGGCTCCTGAATCGTTTGGAGCGGACTCAACTCAGAAACAGACTGGCTCAGGCGCAACACTAA